The proteins below are encoded in one region of Rhododendron vialii isolate Sample 1 chromosome 7a, ASM3025357v1:
- the LOC131333579 gene encoding peroxisome biogenesis protein 16 isoform X2, with product MLTAVNEHIISTTPTQIHTGSEPPSFPYSLCITLLKDLETLVEVAAQHFFGEDKKWNFIAATEATKALVRLALFRNSGYKMLLHGGEIPNVEKSSEALDPQHRFGHLCKPKAHQGPGNLNNYHEKNPWNLEGRALSALSRFGEKAKMVSEPTWLQRVQHQHAIMEPPLTVVQRPTLSSILAEKGLCGALFVMGEVMFITRPLIYVLLIRKYGIRSWFPWCISLAIDVTGMGILSSVTMSRHGRKDQQLHLSDQEKDELRRRKLLWALYLMRDPFFDKYTRKKLESTERLLEPVPIIGILTAKVMELITGAQTRYTYMSGS from the exons ATGCTCACCGCTGTTAACGAACATATAATCAGTACAACTCCAACCCAGATACATACAGGTTCAGAGCCCCCTTCCTTCCCTTACTCCTTGTGCATTACTTTGCTAAAAGATTTGGAAACATTGGTCGAAGTAGCTGCACAACATTTCTTTGGTGAGGATAAAAAGTGGAATTTTATTGCTGCTACAGAGGCTACCAA GGCGTTAGTTAGGCTAGCTTTGTTTCGGAACAGTGGATACAAGATGCTTTTACATGGAGGAGAGATACCTAATGTTGAAAAGAGTTCAGAGGCTTTAGATCCTCAACATAGATTTGGTCATTTGTGTAAGCCCAAAGCGCATCAAGGGCCTGGTAATTTAAATAATTATCATGAGAAGAATCCCTGGAATCTTGAAGGAAGAGCACTGTCTGCCTTAAGCAGGTTCGGAGAAAAAGCTAAGATGGTTTCAGAGCCAACATGGTTGCAGAGAGTTCAACACCAACATGCAATCATGGAGCCTCCAC TTACGGTGGTTCAGAGACCCACCCTTTCCAGTATCTTGGCCGAGAAAGGTCTTTGTGGGGCTTTATTTGTGATGGGGGAGGTGATGTTCATTACAAGACCACTTATTTATGTCCTATTGATAAGGAAGTATGGGATTCGGTCATGGTTTCCTTGGTGTATTTCCCTGGCTATTGACGTTACTGGAATGGGCATCCTTTCGTCTGTTACAATGTCAAGGCATGGAAGGAAAGATCAACAGCTTCATCTCTCTGACCAAGAAAAGGATGAG TTGAGAAGGCGGAAGCTGTTGTGGGCACTTTACCTCATGAGAGACCCATTCTTTGACAAGTATACACG GAAAAAACTTGAAAGCACGGAGAGATTACTAGAACCTGTTCCTATTATTGGGATTCTTACAG CAAAAGTTATGGAGCTCATCACAGGAGCTCAAACACGGTACACTTACATGTCCGGCTCATGA